A stretch of Paenibacillus mucilaginosus 3016 DNA encodes these proteins:
- the pstA gene encoding phosphate ABC transporter permease PstA, with translation MTSKVTDRIATAFFWASGAVIIAILAWFLVRILGDGLPMLSWNFITGRPSEIDAGGGVGPQLFNSFYILFLSLLFSLPIGIGAGIYLAVYAKKSAFTDFIRVSVEALSSVPSIVFGLFGFLLFVNWFGLKYSIIGGAATLSLLNLPVLVRVTEESIRSVPESYWEASLALGSTRWQAIRKVLLPSAMPSLITGITLVAGRALGESAILIYTAGLSVSRILPDFNPLAMGETLATHLWYVQSEAIVPDAKQIAQGSAALLLLVVLAFNLLIGIPSRILQKKLSGGK, from the coding sequence ATGACAAGCAAGGTTACAGACCGAATCGCTACTGCGTTCTTCTGGGCTTCAGGAGCGGTCATTATCGCCATTCTGGCATGGTTCCTGGTCCGCATCCTGGGTGACGGCCTGCCGATGCTGAGCTGGAATTTCATCACGGGCCGACCTTCGGAGATTGATGCCGGAGGCGGCGTCGGACCGCAATTATTTAACTCGTTCTACATTCTGTTCCTGTCGCTGCTGTTCTCCCTGCCGATCGGGATAGGGGCGGGGATCTACCTCGCGGTCTACGCCAAGAAGAGCGCGTTCACGGACTTCATCCGGGTATCCGTTGAAGCTCTGTCTTCCGTGCCTTCGATCGTCTTCGGTCTCTTCGGTTTCCTGCTCTTCGTGAACTGGTTCGGCCTCAAGTATTCGATCATCGGCGGCGCGGCCACCCTGTCGCTGCTGAACCTGCCGGTCCTTGTACGGGTAACGGAGGAATCGATCCGTTCGGTGCCGGAGTCTTACTGGGAAGCTTCGCTTGCTCTCGGTTCCACCCGCTGGCAGGCGATCCGCAAGGTGCTTCTGCCTTCCGCCATGCCGAGCCTGATTACGGGCATCACGCTGGTGGCGGGCCGCGCGCTCGGTGAATCGGCGATCCTGATCTATACGGCCGGCTTGTCCGTATCCCGGATCCTTCCGGACTTCAATCCCCTGGCGATGGGGGAGACGCTCGCTACCCATCTGTGGTACGTGCAGTCCGAAGCGATCGTGCCGGATGCGAAGCAGATCGCACAGGGCAGCGCAGCGCTGCTGCTCCTCGTGGTTCTTGCCTTTAACCTGCTGATCGGCATACCGAGCCGAATCCTACAGAAAAAATTGTCCGGAGGGAAATAA
- the pstB gene encoding phosphate ABC transporter ATP-binding protein PstB, which produces MAVAAATSNKIKVEQLNLYYGDNQALQNIELEIGKNHIQALIGPSGCGKSTFLRTLNRMNDLIDNVRITGKIYVDGQNIYDDETDVVSLRKKVGMVFQRPNPFPMSIYDNIAYGPRIHGIKKKSVLDGLVERSLKQAALWDEVKDRLNKSALGLSGGQQQRLCIARLLAVEPDVLLMDEPTSALDPISTLKVEELTQELKEKYTIIIVTHNMQQAARISDYTSFFLNGILVETDKTDKIFTTPSDQRTEDYITGRFG; this is translated from the coding sequence ATGGCGGTTGCAGCGGCGACTTCGAATAAAATCAAGGTAGAGCAGTTAAATTTGTATTATGGCGATAATCAGGCCCTGCAGAACATCGAGCTTGAGATCGGCAAGAACCACATCCAGGCCCTGATCGGCCCGTCCGGCTGCGGCAAGTCGACCTTCCTCCGGACGCTGAACCGGATGAACGACCTGATCGACAACGTGCGGATTACCGGCAAGATTTATGTGGACGGACAAAATATCTATGACGATGAGACGGATGTCGTGTCCCTGCGCAAGAAGGTAGGCATGGTCTTCCAGCGGCCGAACCCGTTCCCGATGAGCATCTACGACAACATCGCTTACGGACCGCGCATCCATGGTATCAAGAAAAAATCTGTATTGGACGGCCTCGTAGAGCGCAGCCTGAAGCAGGCGGCCCTGTGGGATGAAGTCAAGGACCGCCTGAACAAGTCGGCGCTGGGCCTCTCCGGCGGCCAGCAGCAGCGTCTGTGCATCGCCCGCCTGCTGGCGGTGGAGCCGGACGTCCTGCTCATGGACGAACCGACCTCGGCGCTCGACCCGATCTCGACCCTGAAGGTGGAAGAACTGACTCAGGAGCTGAAGGAGAAGTATACGATTATCATCGTAACGCACAATATGCAGCAGGCGGCACGGATCTCCGATTACACCTCCTTCTTCCTGAACGGGATTCTCGTCGAGACCGACAAGACGGATAAGATTTTCACGACTCCTTCGGACCAGCGGACGGAAGATTACATCACGGGACGTTTTGGCTGA
- the phoU gene encoding phosphate signaling complex protein PhoU, whose translation MDNRVNFHQSLDNLQQDLLTMGIQVEHLIHQAVESLSKLDENLAIQTIKQDDAIDEMTAKIEEDSMRLIALQQPMASDLRVISMALKIATDLERIADHAVDIAKITIRLNGQELVKPLEDIPRMAQMTQAMLRESLLAYTERNVHRAASLAEKDDEIDKLYGVVVNDVIALMGDDLARNRQLSQLMLAAHFLERVADHSTNIGEGVIFMVTGKRKDLNV comes from the coding sequence GTGGATAACCGGGTGAACTTCCACCAATCCTTAGACAACCTGCAGCAGGATCTTCTCACGATGGGGATTCAAGTGGAACATCTGATTCATCAGGCGGTGGAATCGCTGTCGAAGCTCGATGAGAACCTCGCGATTCAAACGATCAAGCAGGATGACGCGATCGACGAAATGACGGCGAAGATCGAGGAAGATTCCATGCGGCTGATAGCCCTGCAGCAGCCGATGGCCAGCGATCTCCGGGTCATCTCCATGGCGCTGAAGATCGCCACGGACCTCGAGCGCATCGCGGATCATGCTGTGGATATCGCGAAGATCACAATCCGGCTGAACGGCCAGGAGCTGGTGAAGCCGCTCGAGGACATCCCGCGGATGGCGCAGATGACCCAGGCGATGCTTCGCGAGAGCCTTCTGGCTTACACCGAGCGCAACGTTCACCGGGCGGCATCGCTCGCCGAGAAGGACGACGAGATCGACAAGCTGTACGGGGTCGTGGTCAACGATGTCATCGCCCTGATGGGGGATGACCTGGCCCGCAACCGCCAGCTGTCGCAGCTGATGCTTGCCGCGCATTTCCTCGAGCGGGTGGCCGACCACTCGACGAATATCGGGGAAGGGGTCATCTTCATGGTGACCGGCAAGCGCAAAGATCTGAATGTCTGA
- a CDS encoding HAD family hydrolase translates to MKEAARMNGKTAVCFDVNQTLVQQGLSFEQSFRGVWQDYTARWLQEQTPSQETLWAAYITRWQQRKKARTTFKQLDELQQQCLREALLELGVPISTGLARSFMEELRRQQVGAKTLMPRTPEILEKLSQTHRLAIISNSPRSEVLLMLGRFGLTGYFPEERIFTASRPAEKKPASSLFRSALQALGVPPRQAVMVGNSWKHDVCGAVKAGMDAVWLNPGVHPTAAGARTVSEQRLGKRRVVLIRELGQLTDLFP, encoded by the coding sequence ATGAAAGAAGCAGCGCGCATGAACGGCAAAACGGCGGTATGCTTCGACGTCAACCAAACGCTCGTACAGCAGGGATTGAGCTTCGAACAAAGCTTCCGGGGGGTATGGCAGGACTATACCGCCCGTTGGCTGCAGGAACAAACACCAAGCCAGGAGACCCTCTGGGCGGCCTATATCACCCGGTGGCAGCAGCGCAAGAAAGCGCGGACCACCTTCAAGCAGCTCGATGAGCTGCAGCAGCAGTGCCTGCGGGAAGCGCTGCTGGAGCTCGGCGTCCCTATCTCCACCGGCCTCGCCCGCAGTTTCATGGAAGAGCTGCGGCGCCAGCAGGTCGGTGCGAAGACGCTCATGCCCCGCACCCCCGAGATCCTCGAGAAGCTGTCGCAGACCCACCGGCTTGCGATCATCTCGAACAGCCCCCGCAGCGAGGTGCTGCTGATGCTCGGGCGCTTCGGCCTCACCGGCTACTTCCCCGAGGAGCGGATCTTCACCGCATCCAGGCCCGCCGAGAAGAAACCGGCCTCTTCCCTATTCCGCTCGGCGCTTCAGGCGCTCGGCGTCCCGCCCCGGCAGGCCGTCATGGTCGGCAACTCCTGGAAGCATGATGTCTGCGGAGCGGTCAAGGCCGGGATGGACGCCGTCTGGCTGAATCCCGGGGTCCATCCAACCGCGGCAGGGGCGCGGACGGTCTCCGAACAGCGGCTCGGCAAGCGCCGGGTCGTCCTGATCCGGGAGCTCGGCCAGCTCACCGACTTGTTCCCCTGA
- the polA gene encoding DNA polymerase I, producing the protein MNGVLLLSKLVLIDGNNIAYRAFFALPLLSNSKGLHTNAILGFTQMLLRLIQEEKPTHFLVAFDAGKATFRHSNYADYKGGREKTPGELSEQFPVLKELLESFGIKQFQLEGYEADDIIGTLTRIADEKNDMDVLVVTGDKDMLQLASDRVSIALSRKGISEVELHDPAYIGEKYGLKPLQIIDLKGLMGDASDNIPGIPGVGEKTALKLLHEYGSLENVLENASSIKGKLGEKVAAHVEDAKMSKDLATIYREVPLEMTWDELAYSGYDDDALAEKLRKLEFKQILERLGLSGAGLAAEGEGAQAAVAVESVLVGPDQVNALVQALPRVKALHVEVIGENPHVGEVLGAAFLVEGEPDGEEEAAPTAYYVPFSLLKDEAAAEVRAWLESEDKSVSIYDVHKASVALSWQGVELRGVSFDVLLAGYLLDPTDTTLTLSGLTSRYGMPALKSDEDVFGKGAKFKLPSDGAVSDFLCDKAAAVYRLTAKLQEELEKSEMQKLFHELELPLATVLANMERKGIKVDVEELKAYGAELSGRLESIMAAIYDSAGMEFNINSPKQLGEVLFEKLQLPVVKKTKTGYSTDAEVLEKLEPFHPVVGHILNYRTLSKLQSTYVEGLLKEVRQDTGKVHTYYRQTIAATGRLSSQYPNLQNIPIRLEEGRKIRKVFVPSQPGWRILTADYSQIELRVLAHISQDERLMEAFREDMDVHTKTAMDVFGVSEDAVDANMRRQAKAVNFGIVYGISDYGLSQNLNITRKDAGRFIEQYFAVFGGVRKYMDDIVKKARDDGYVTTLLQRRRYLPEIKASNFNLRSFAERTAMNTPIQGTAADIIKLAMVQLEERMEREGVKSRLLLQVHDELVLEVPEEELETMKAMVADVMENALKLDVPLKVDVDSGENWYEAK; encoded by the coding sequence ATGAATGGGGTGCTTCTTTTGTCCAAATTGGTGCTGATCGACGGCAACAACATAGCGTACCGCGCGTTTTTTGCGCTGCCGCTGCTTAGCAATTCGAAGGGACTGCATACCAATGCGATCCTTGGTTTTACACAGATGCTGCTGAGGCTCATCCAAGAAGAGAAACCGACGCATTTTCTCGTGGCGTTCGACGCAGGGAAGGCGACGTTCCGACATAGCAATTATGCCGATTACAAGGGCGGCCGGGAGAAGACGCCGGGGGAGCTCTCCGAGCAGTTCCCTGTATTGAAAGAACTGCTGGAGAGCTTCGGGATCAAGCAGTTCCAGCTCGAGGGCTATGAAGCGGACGATATTATCGGGACGCTGACCCGCATTGCCGATGAGAAGAACGATATGGACGTTCTCGTCGTGACCGGGGACAAGGATATGCTGCAGCTTGCCTCCGACCGCGTCTCGATCGCGCTCTCCCGCAAGGGCATCTCCGAAGTGGAGCTGCATGATCCGGCTTATATCGGGGAGAAGTACGGCCTGAAGCCGCTTCAGATCATCGATCTCAAAGGGCTCATGGGCGACGCCTCCGACAACATTCCGGGGATTCCGGGGGTAGGGGAGAAGACGGCGCTGAAGCTCCTTCATGAATACGGCTCGCTCGAGAATGTGCTCGAGAACGCTTCTTCCATCAAAGGAAAGCTTGGCGAGAAGGTGGCCGCGCATGTGGAGGATGCGAAGATGAGCAAGGATCTCGCGACGATCTACCGCGAAGTGCCGCTGGAGATGACGTGGGACGAGCTTGCTTACAGCGGCTATGACGATGATGCGCTGGCAGAGAAGCTGCGGAAGCTGGAGTTCAAGCAAATCCTGGAGCGGCTTGGTCTGTCCGGTGCCGGACTGGCGGCCGAAGGTGAAGGCGCACAGGCGGCCGTGGCGGTGGAATCGGTTCTCGTGGGACCGGATCAGGTGAACGCGCTGGTTCAGGCGCTGCCCCGCGTGAAGGCGCTGCATGTCGAGGTTATCGGAGAGAATCCCCACGTCGGCGAAGTGCTGGGAGCGGCCTTCCTGGTGGAGGGCGAGCCGGACGGGGAGGAGGAAGCGGCCCCGACGGCATACTATGTGCCGTTCTCTCTCCTGAAGGACGAGGCCGCCGCCGAAGTAAGAGCCTGGCTGGAGTCGGAGGACAAGTCCGTCTCGATCTACGATGTCCACAAGGCGTCCGTCGCCTTGTCCTGGCAGGGCGTAGAGCTGAGAGGCGTGAGCTTCGACGTGCTGCTTGCCGGGTACCTGCTCGACCCGACGGATACGACTCTGACCCTGAGCGGCTTGACGTCCCGTTACGGCATGCCCGCGCTGAAGAGCGACGAGGACGTCTTCGGCAAGGGCGCGAAGTTCAAGCTGCCGAGCGACGGAGCCGTCAGCGACTTCCTGTGCGACAAGGCGGCTGCGGTGTACCGCTTGACAGCGAAGCTGCAGGAGGAGCTGGAGAAGAGCGAGATGCAGAAGCTTTTCCACGAGCTGGAGCTGCCGCTGGCCACCGTGCTGGCGAACATGGAGCGCAAGGGCATCAAGGTCGATGTCGAAGAGCTCAAGGCCTACGGGGCCGAGCTCTCCGGCCGGCTGGAGAGCATTATGGCGGCGATCTACGACTCGGCCGGCATGGAGTTCAACATCAATTCGCCGAAGCAGCTCGGTGAGGTGCTCTTCGAGAAGCTGCAGCTGCCGGTAGTCAAGAAGACGAAGACCGGATATTCGACCGATGCCGAGGTGCTCGAGAAGCTGGAGCCGTTCCACCCGGTGGTCGGCCATATCCTGAACTACCGCACGCTGTCCAAGCTCCAGTCGACCTACGTCGAAGGGCTGCTTAAGGAGGTGCGGCAGGATACGGGCAAGGTGCACACCTACTACCGGCAGACGATCGCGGCTACGGGACGCCTCAGCTCCCAGTACCCGAACCTGCAGAATATCCCGATCCGGCTGGAGGAAGGCCGCAAGATCCGTAAGGTCTTCGTGCCTTCCCAGCCGGGCTGGCGCATCCTGACGGCGGACTACTCCCAGATCGAGCTGCGCGTGCTTGCCCACATCTCGCAGGATGAACGGCTGATGGAAGCCTTCCGCGAGGATATGGACGTGCACACGAAGACGGCGATGGACGTGTTCGGCGTGTCCGAGGACGCGGTGGATGCCAACATGCGCCGCCAAGCCAAGGCGGTTAACTTTGGGATCGTCTACGGCATCAGCGACTATGGCTTGTCCCAGAACCTGAATATCACCCGGAAGGATGCGGGGAGGTTCATCGAGCAGTATTTTGCCGTGTTCGGCGGGGTACGCAAATATATGGATGATATCGTGAAAAAGGCGCGCGACGACGGCTACGTGACGACGCTGCTCCAGCGGCGCAGGTATCTGCCGGAGATCAAGGCGTCGAACTTCAATCTCCGCTCCTTCGCGGAGCGTACGGCCATGAATACGCCGATCCAGGGAACGGCCGCGGATATCATCAAGCTGGCGATGGTCCAGCTGGAAGAACGCATGGAGCGCGAAGGCGTCAAGAGCCGGCTGCTGCTCCAGGTGCATGACGAACTTGTACTCGAGGTGCCGGAGGAAGAGCTCGAGACCATGAAGGCCATGGTCGCCGATGTGATGGAGAATGCCCTGAAGCTCGATGTGCCGCTGAAGGTCGACGTGGACTCCGGGGAGAACTGGTACGAGGCGAAGTAA
- the ytaF gene encoding sporulation membrane protein YtaF, with protein MLPGISLLLLALAVSLDGFGVGVTYGLRRIRIPLLSIVIIAACSGGIIYASMGLGVLLRGFLNPSGAKLIGALIMIGIGIWALVQMMTQRDEEDPGSGEEKPAVSAAGTPVSAREILYIELKRFGLVIQILRTPQAADVDRSGNISAYEATLLGVALSLDAFGAGVGAALLGFTPWLTAAVIALASGTFLAIGLRIGYRYAGLPWIRKLAVLPGFVLIVMGIMKLL; from the coding sequence ATGCTGCCTGGTATCTCACTGCTGCTGCTTGCACTGGCCGTTTCTTTGGACGGTTTCGGGGTCGGCGTCACCTACGGCCTGCGCCGGATCCGCATTCCTCTTCTGTCGATCGTTATTATAGCAGCCTGCTCCGGAGGCATCATCTATGCTTCGATGGGGCTCGGCGTTCTGCTCCGGGGCTTCCTGAACCCGTCAGGGGCAAAGCTGATCGGAGCGCTGATCATGATCGGAATCGGCATCTGGGCGCTGGTGCAGATGATGACACAGCGTGACGAAGAGGATCCGGGTTCCGGCGAGGAGAAGCCTGCGGTTTCCGCGGCGGGAACGCCCGTATCGGCGAGGGAGATTCTGTACATCGAGCTCAAGCGGTTCGGCCTTGTGATCCAGATTCTGCGGACGCCGCAGGCGGCGGATGTGGACCGTTCCGGCAACATCTCCGCCTATGAGGCCACCCTGCTCGGCGTGGCGCTGTCGCTGGATGCCTTCGGGGCGGGGGTGGGAGCTGCGCTGCTCGGATTCACGCCTTGGCTTACGGCGGCGGTGATTGCCCTGGCCAGCGGGACCTTCCTGGCCATCGGACTGCGGATCGGATACCGGTACGCCGGCCTGCCGTGGATCCGCAAACTTGCGGTGCTGCCCGGATTTGTTTTGATTGTGATGGGCATCATGAAATTGTTGTAG
- the coaE gene encoding dephospho-CoA kinase (Dephospho-CoA kinase (CoaE) performs the final step in coenzyme A biosynthesis.), protein MNIGLTGGIACGKSTVADMLVRRGALLVDADRIAREVVMPGTPVLAQVIARFGEDLLLPDGSLHRKKLGERVFGNPEALKDLEGLLHPPIRAAMRERMRTLEAQHPDKLVVVDVPLLYESGLQEQYEQVMVVYVPRAVQLQRLMKRDGIDEEAAVRRLQAQWDIEEKRRLADVLIDNSGTLEETELQVQRFWDERGLS, encoded by the coding sequence ATGAATATCGGATTAACCGGGGGGATCGCCTGCGGAAAAAGTACAGTAGCCGACATGCTCGTCCGCCGGGGTGCACTGCTCGTCGATGCGGACCGGATTGCCCGGGAGGTCGTCATGCCCGGCACTCCGGTACTCGCCCAGGTGATCGCGCGCTTCGGTGAGGATCTGCTGCTGCCGGACGGCTCGCTGCACCGCAAGAAGCTTGGCGAGCGCGTCTTCGGCAATCCGGAGGCGCTGAAGGATCTCGAAGGGCTGCTGCATCCGCCCATCCGGGCGGCGATGCGGGAGCGGATGCGGACCCTTGAGGCGCAGCATCCGGACAAGCTGGTCGTCGTGGACGTGCCGCTGCTGTACGAGTCGGGGCTTCAGGAGCAGTATGAGCAGGTCATGGTCGTATATGTGCCCAGGGCCGTTCAGCTCCAGCGTCTGATGAAGCGCGACGGTATCGATGAAGAGGCTGCAGTCCGCAGGCTGCAGGCCCAGTGGGATATCGAGGAGAAGCGGCGTCTGGCCGATGTCCTCATTGACAATTCCGGCACGCTGGAAGAGACGGAGCTGCAGGTGCAGCGGTTCTGGGATGAGAGGGGACTCTCATGA
- a CDS encoding lytic transglycosylase domain-containing protein, whose amino-acid sequence MTFWRKKRVFALLLITFVLFLFLSSSRMLYPIRYQEEIRQNAAKYELDPYLIAAVIRVESNYKVDEQSNKGAYGLMQLMPDTSGWIIDKAELPEGYKNRLVEPQISIELGAWYLSWMRKQFAGNMVAVVAGYNAGHGKVSRWLEEKEWDGTMEGVENIPYGETRHYVQRVLYYYHKYQKLYGEG is encoded by the coding sequence ATGACCTTTTGGCGAAAAAAGAGGGTGTTTGCCCTCCTGCTGATCACCTTTGTCCTCTTCTTGTTTCTCAGCAGTTCGCGGATGCTCTATCCGATCCGCTATCAGGAGGAAATACGCCAAAATGCAGCCAAATATGAACTCGATCCTTATCTGATTGCCGCCGTCATCCGGGTGGAGTCGAACTACAAGGTGGACGAGCAGTCCAACAAGGGCGCCTACGGGCTGATGCAGCTCATGCCCGATACGTCAGGGTGGATCATCGATAAGGCCGAACTGCCGGAAGGCTACAAGAACCGTCTCGTCGAACCCCAGATCAGCATCGAGCTGGGCGCGTGGTACCTGAGCTGGATGAGGAAGCAGTTCGCCGGCAACATGGTAGCCGTTGTGGCCGGCTATAATGCCGGCCACGGCAAAGTCAGCCGGTGGCTCGAGGAGAAGGAATGGGACGGCACGATGGAAGGTGTGGAGAACATTCCATACGGCGAGACCCGGCACTATGTACAGAGGGTGCTGTATTATTATCACAAATACCAGAAGCTGTATGGCGAAGGGTGA
- a CDS encoding alpha/beta-type small acid-soluble spore protein gives MGAGQSRSSNVLVVPQANAALDQLKYEVAQELGIAIPQDGYYGNMATRDTGAIGGHITRRLVQIAEQSLAGQFK, from the coding sequence ATGGGTGCAGGACAATCCCGCAGCAGCAATGTATTGGTAGTGCCTCAAGCAAACGCAGCGTTGGATCAACTGAAATACGAAGTAGCTCAGGAACTGGGTATCGCCATTCCGCAAGACGGTTACTACGGTAACATGGCTACTCGTGATACTGGTGCTATCGGTGGTCACATTACTCGCCGCCTGGTACAAATCGCTGAGCAGTCGCTTGCCGGTCAATTCAAATAA
- the nrdR gene encoding transcriptional regulator NrdR yields MKCPYCDYIGTKVLDSRAANENKSIRRRRECEKCQKRFTTFEMVEETPLIVIKKDGSREEFSREKMLRGLIRACEKRPVSLERLEMIVSEVEKQVRNTAHAEVDSREIGEIVMTELYPVDEVAYIRFASVYRQFKDINMFMKELNELLSKHQVGGDNLK; encoded by the coding sequence ATGAAATGCCCTTATTGTGACTACATCGGCACCAAGGTGCTGGATTCGCGGGCTGCGAACGAGAACAAATCCATACGGCGCCGCAGGGAATGCGAGAAGTGCCAGAAGCGCTTCACGACATTCGAGATGGTGGAAGAGACGCCGTTGATCGTTATTAAGAAGGACGGATCCCGTGAGGAGTTCTCCCGGGAGAAGATGCTGCGGGGCCTCATCCGTGCCTGCGAGAAGCGTCCCGTATCGCTCGAGAGGCTGGAGATGATCGTCTCCGAGGTCGAGAAGCAGGTGCGCAACACGGCCCATGCCGAAGTCGACAGCCGCGAGATCGGGGAGATCGTGATGACCGAGTTGTACCCGGTCGATGAGGTGGCGTACATCCGGTTCGCCTCGGTATACCGGCAGTTCAAGGACATCAATATGTTCATGAAGGAGCTCAATGAGCTGCTCTCCAAGCACCAAGTTGGCGGCGATAACTTGAAGTAA
- a CDS encoding ester cyclase, translating to MKTMEERNVETVRTFIEAFWNRSEFECVDRFLATDYQELSYQSKDGLKKFAATILEAFPDKRYTIEEMMGQGDIVLVRMTVKGTHQGIFFGTAPQGRRIDVTLYRRYRVVDGRITEHRGWIDMVTMWHQIRGE from the coding sequence ATGAAAACGATGGAAGAGCGAAACGTAGAAACGGTCCGTACATTTATTGAAGCATTTTGGAACCGGAGTGAATTCGAGTGTGTGGACCGTTTTCTGGCAACCGATTATCAGGAGCTCTCGTACCAATCCAAGGATGGCCTGAAGAAATTCGCAGCGACGATCCTGGAGGCCTTCCCCGATAAACGATACACCATAGAAGAGATGATGGGGCAAGGCGATATCGTACTCGTAAGAATGACAGTGAAAGGCACACATCAAGGCATCTTCTTCGGAACCGCGCCGCAGGGCAGGCGGATAGATGTCACTCTGTACCGTCGATATCGTGTTGTAGACGGAAGGATTACCGAGCATCGCGGCTGGATCGATATGGTGACCATGTGGCACCAAATTCGGGGCGAGTAG
- a CDS encoding ester cyclase, whose translation MKTREQKNAETVAAFIEEPSNQGLLEKTGQLFVPHIAEAFTDRRYSVEEILADGEKVIARIAMTAVHSGHFAGHAPTGRTVKATQFREFRVTDGTITEHWSWFDTGTLLPQIAKGAV comes from the coding sequence ATGAAAACCAGGGAACAAAAAAATGCCGAAACGGTGGCAGCCTTTATCGAGGAGCCTTCAAATCAAGGCCTGTTGGAGAAAACCGGTCAACTCTTTGTGCCGCACATCGCGGAGGCATTCACGGACCGGCGTTATTCCGTGGAGGAGATTCTGGCTGATGGAGAGAAGGTCATCGCGAGAATTGCCATGACGGCTGTGCATTCCGGCCATTTTGCAGGCCATGCTCCTACAGGCCGTACCGTAAAGGCAACGCAGTTCCGCGAATTCCGTGTTACGGACGGAACCATCACCGAACACTGGAGCTGGTTCGACACAGGCACGCTATTACCTCAAATTGCGAAAGGAGCTGTCTAA
- a CDS encoding NADPH-dependent FMN reductase — protein sequence MPNMNVTLIAGSNRTNAASTCLLRSIERLLKARQISVRFVDLSELPLPLFSPDNLELHPNAQLLLEAIADGDGLILATPEYHGSLSGTLKNALDYITAGQVAGKAVLSVSSAGGPLGVSSLSHLQSIVRNLHGINCPEWISIGAGSPAFGPDGSLSDEGMRQSVQDAVHSFVVLTGKLKAAPAAVN from the coding sequence ATGCCGAACATGAACGTAACCCTGATTGCAGGAAGCAACCGGACCAATGCAGCCAGCACATGCCTTCTCAGATCTATCGAGCGCCTCTTGAAAGCCCGTCAGATTTCGGTCAGGTTTGTCGATTTATCCGAGCTGCCGCTGCCGCTTTTTTCACCCGACAACCTGGAGCTTCATCCGAACGCTCAACTTCTATTGGAAGCCATTGCCGATGGGGATGGATTGATCCTGGCGACCCCCGAATACCATGGTTCCCTGTCAGGCACACTCAAAAACGCGTTGGATTACATCACCGCAGGCCAGGTTGCGGGCAAGGCCGTGCTATCCGTAAGCTCGGCGGGCGGTCCGCTCGGAGTTAGCTCGCTCTCGCACCTGCAGTCGATTGTCCGCAATTTGCATGGGATCAACTGCCCGGAATGGATTTCGATCGGAGCCGGCTCCCCTGCCTTTGGTCCCGACGGCTCCCTATCGGACGAGGGGATGCGCCAAAGTGTTCAGGATGCCGTCCACAGCTTCGTGGTGCTGACCGGGAAGCTTAAGGCAGCCCCCGCGGCAGTCAACTAA